A genomic window from Candidatus Acididesulfobacter guangdongensis includes:
- a CDS encoding DUF2344 domain-containing protein — translation MNKFFKDTYLIKKTLEEKILPYVQKPSRYIGIESNISKKDFSLAELKYAIAFPDFYELGMSHIGMEIIYDILNSQDNIACERVYLPYPDMIAKLVEHKLPLFSLESKEPIKNFDIIGFSLQYELSYTNILYMLELSDIPIMSNLRDITDPFVGAGGPCAFNPLPLNDFIDFFIIGDGENVVKEICKTVIDVKKQHINIIKKEICIIKNQKTHNSNDNNYHSYDNSNDDDNNQNNQYHHNRDSKYSAESKNLRQYTKEKISEISGVYVPGISNKIKKSIIYDLNSINYINNPLVPAIETVHNRFSVEIARGCSSGCRFCQAGYIYRPVRERKKETIADIIKNGIDKTGFEEISLSSLSTGDYSDIESLINNLSEYTNEKLISFSFPSMRIGSLSENILQKTSEIKKTNFTLAPEAGTERLRKIINKNISEEDLLFEVKHLAAKGFNKLKLYFMLGLPYERLSDIEGIKDLILKIKKISKQLNVTVNVNNFVPKPHTPFQWHPMNTEEELNFKINYLKHLLKPLNVIFKYQDPKVSFIEGLISRGDRFTSKIIYQAYLNGAKFDSERKYFNFKAWTDALKSFGTADNLSYNELLHNYLYIQKDLGETLPWDFIDIMVEKEYLKSEFKKSFELNRITIYGESCNFNNNNNDNNNDSNNNNNNNNNNNNNNGYNHNENLNNGIGNYSRNYDYNYNKNLNANINIINDKKDKKTYGYITENCRKVCHLCGVCDFKIVQPVYSTKSKNNKNTDEDEYVNYNDVQDITAGEKYNFSDNNSDNNKSAITGTAEAISAKRNDSKILIRYSKRSGMKYLGHLETIKILLRALRMFNVKISYSESKFSPKPKVSFSNPIPFMSESDSMYILATVSNWNEAVSIIDGINTGITAHFHNCDNKDKNKNIFEDKYNDNENDNENYSEKVNGSKNYNQLINYNELIKAKLNSRLPEGLKILEIINVETDFKIKDINLSAAN, via the coding sequence ATGAACAAATTTTTCAAGGATACTTACCTGATAAAAAAGACTTTAGAAGAAAAAATTCTGCCTTATGTTCAAAAACCCTCAAGATACATAGGAATTGAAAGCAACATCTCAAAAAAAGATTTTAGTCTTGCCGAGCTTAAATATGCTATCGCTTTTCCTGATTTTTACGAATTGGGAATGAGCCATATAGGTATGGAGATAATATACGATATATTAAATTCACAGGATAATATCGCATGCGAGCGTGTTTATCTGCCGTACCCGGATATGATTGCCAAGTTGGTTGAGCATAAACTTCCGCTTTTTTCATTAGAATCAAAAGAACCTATAAAAAATTTTGACATAATAGGGTTTTCTTTACAATATGAATTGTCTTATACAAATATATTATATATGCTTGAGCTGTCCGATATTCCGATAATGTCAAATTTGAGAGATATTACCGACCCTTTTGTCGGAGCGGGCGGTCCATGCGCTTTTAACCCGCTGCCGCTAAATGACTTCATAGATTTTTTTATTATAGGCGACGGAGAAAATGTTGTTAAAGAAATATGCAAAACGGTTATAGATGTCAAAAAACAACATATTAATATTATTAAGAAAGAAATATGTATTATAAAAAATCAGAAAACTCATAATAGCAACGATAATAATTATCATTCTTATGATAACAGTAATGATGATGATAATAATCAGAATAATCAGTATCATCATAATCGTGACAGTAAATATTCAGCTGAATCTAAAAATCTAAGGCAATATACAAAAGAAAAAATTTCTGAAATAAGCGGCGTTTATGTTCCAGGAATATCAAATAAAATAAAAAAATCGATAATATATGATTTAAATTCTATAAATTACATTAATAATCCGTTAGTTCCGGCAATCGAAACCGTCCACAACAGGTTTTCGGTTGAAATTGCGAGAGGCTGTTCGTCCGGTTGCAGATTCTGTCAGGCAGGGTATATTTATAGACCTGTGAGAGAAAGAAAAAAAGAAACTATTGCAGATATTATAAAGAATGGGATAGATAAAACAGGCTTTGAAGAGATTTCGTTGTCGTCGCTTTCGACCGGAGATTATTCCGATATTGAATCCTTAATAAATAATTTGTCGGAATATACCAATGAAAAATTAATTTCTTTTTCATTCCCTTCTATGAGAATCGGCAGTTTAAGCGAAAATATACTGCAAAAAACTTCAGAGATTAAAAAAACTAATTTTACGCTTGCGCCGGAAGCCGGTACGGAAAGACTGCGCAAAATAATAAATAAAAATATTTCAGAAGAAGACCTGCTCTTTGAGGTGAAGCATTTAGCTGCAAAAGGTTTTAACAAATTAAAACTTTATTTCATGCTCGGATTACCATATGAAAGACTTTCAGATATCGAAGGTATAAAAGATTTAATATTAAAAATTAAGAAAATATCAAAACAGTTGAACGTGACCGTCAACGTAAACAATTTTGTCCCTAAACCTCATACGCCGTTCCAGTGGCATCCTATGAATACCGAAGAAGAACTTAACTTTAAAATAAATTATCTTAAACATTTATTGAAACCTTTAAATGTTATTTTTAAATATCAGGACCCTAAGGTAAGTTTTATTGAAGGACTTATTTCTAGAGGCGATAGATTCACATCAAAGATAATTTATCAGGCATATCTAAACGGCGCAAAATTTGACAGCGAAAGAAAATATTTTAATTTTAAAGCGTGGACGGATGCCTTAAAATCATTCGGCACAGCAGATAATCTCAGCTATAATGAATTATTGCATAACTATCTCTATATTCAGAAAGATTTAGGAGAAACCTTGCCTTGGGATTTTATAGACATAATGGTTGAAAAGGAATATTTGAAATCTGAATTTAAAAAATCTTTTGAATTAAACAGGATAACGATTTACGGCGAAAGCTGCAATTTTAATAATAATAACAACGACAATAATAACGATAGCAACAATAATAACAACAATAATAATAACAACAACAATAACAACGGCTATAACCATAATGAAAATTTAAATAATGGTATCGGCAACTATAGCCGTAACTATGACTATAACTATAACAAAAATTTAAATGCGAATATAAACATCATAAATGATAAAAAAGATAAAAAAACATACGGTTATATTACAGAAAACTGCAGAAAAGTATGCCATCTCTGCGGCGTATGCGATTTTAAAATAGTTCAGCCCGTATATTCGACTAAATCAAAAAATAATAAAAACACTGATGAAGATGAATATGTAAATTATAACGACGTTCAAGATATAACAGCCGGTGAAAAATATAATTTTTCGGATAATAATTCGGATAATAATAAATCTGCTATTACCGGTACAGCAGAGGCTATTTCAGCAAAACGAAACGATTCTAAGATACTTATACGCTATTCAAAAAGAAGCGGCATGAAATATTTAGGACATCTGGAAACAATTAAAATATTATTGCGGGCGTTACGTATGTTCAATGTTAAAATTTCTTATTCAGAATCAAAATTCAGTCCTAAGCCTAAGGTAAGTTTTTCAAATCCGATCCCATTTATGTCTGAAAGCGATTCTATGTATATTTTAGCAACGGTAAGCAATTGGAATGAAGCCGTAAGTATAATTGACGGTATAAATACAGGTATAACTGCTCATTTTCATAATTGTGATAATAAAGATAAAAATAAAAACATCTTTGAGGATAAATATAATGATAATGAAAATGATAATGAAAATTACTCAGAAAAAGTTAACGGCAGCAAAAATTATAATCAATTAATAAATTATAACGAATTAATTAAAGCCAAACTGAACAGCAGACTGCCGGAAGGATTAAAAATTCTGGAAATAATAAATGTAGAAACTGATTTTAAGATTAAGGATATCAATTTGTCCGCAGCTAATTAA
- the hemL gene encoding glutamate-1-semialdehyde-2,1-aminomutase: MTNNNNIRNKNSNENDTKKSAELLIRQAAEIMPGGVNSPVRAFKSVDMEPVIIKSAKGSKIYDYNNTEYIDYVMSYGPMLLGHADKRVVDAVKKTSENGFSFGATTENEIVLAELINKHFPSIEMLRLVNSGTEAVMSAIRLARGYTGKEKITKFEGCYHGHSDSMLVKAGSGALTTSVPSSAGITECTSKDTLVASYNDIDSVKNLFLKNNGKIAAVIIEPVAANMGVVLPDEGFLKSLFELTRENNALIIFDEVITGFRVSMGGAQELFELKPDITCLGKIIGGGLPIGAFGGRKDIMEYLSPIGPVYQAGTLSGNPICVAAGIATLQAIENDNAVSKANEAARYLVNNLTIELKKFQDKITINSISSLLTIFFKKGNVNNFRDVMETNTGQFKKFFGIMINEGIFAAPSQYEAMFLSSAHSKDDLDQTLSIIKKAIEQVFN; the protein is encoded by the coding sequence ATGACTAACAATAATAACATCAGGAACAAAAACAGCAATGAAAACGATACCAAAAAAAGCGCTGAATTATTAATAAGACAGGCTGCCGAAATAATGCCAGGAGGCGTTAACAGCCCGGTAAGAGCCTTTAAATCGGTTGATATGGAACCTGTAATTATAAAAAGCGCAAAGGGGAGTAAAATTTATGATTATAATAATACGGAATATATAGATTATGTAATGTCGTACGGTCCTATGCTTTTAGGGCATGCCGACAAAAGGGTAGTCGATGCTGTAAAAAAAACCTCTGAAAACGGTTTCAGCTTTGGGGCTACCACGGAGAATGAAATTGTGCTGGCTGAATTAATAAATAAACATTTTCCTTCAATTGAGATGCTAAGGCTTGTTAATTCAGGAACTGAAGCCGTTATGAGCGCCATAAGGCTTGCGCGGGGCTATACCGGAAAAGAAAAAATTACAAAATTTGAAGGATGCTATCACGGTCATTCAGATTCTATGCTCGTAAAAGCCGGTTCAGGAGCACTAACGACATCTGTTCCATCCAGTGCAGGTATTACCGAGTGCACTTCTAAAGACACATTAGTTGCAAGCTATAACGATATAGACTCCGTTAAAAATCTATTTTTAAAAAATAATGGCAAAATTGCAGCGGTAATAATTGAGCCTGTTGCTGCCAATATGGGAGTGGTGCTGCCTGATGAAGGATTTTTAAAATCCCTGTTCGAACTTACGCGTGAAAATAACGCTTTAATAATATTTGACGAAGTAATAACCGGCTTCAGGGTTTCTATGGGAGGAGCACAGGAATTATTTGAGTTAAAACCTGACATTACATGCCTCGGAAAAATAATAGGCGGCGGACTTCCAATCGGCGCATTCGGCGGAAGGAAAGATATTATGGAATATTTATCGCCGATAGGTCCTGTTTATCAGGCTGGAACGCTGTCCGGTAATCCGATATGCGTTGCGGCGGGCATTGCAACATTGCAGGCGATAGAAAACGATAATGCGGTTTCTAAAGCGAACGAAGCCGCAAGATATTTAGTAAATAATTTAACGATTGAGCTTAAAAAATTTCAGGACAAGATTACGATAAACAGTATATCATCTCTGTTGACAATATTTTTCAAAAAAGGAAACGTCAATAATTTTCGCGACGTAATGGAAACAAATACCGGACAGTTTAAGAAATTTTTCGGAATAATGATAAACGAAGGGATCTTTGCCGCCCCATCGCAGTATGAAGCTATGTTTTTAAGTTCTGCACATTCAAAAGACGATTTAGACCAAACACTTTCCATTATTAAAAAAGCGATAGAACAAGTTTTTAACTGA